The Euwallacea similis isolate ESF13 chromosome 15, ESF131.1, whole genome shotgun sequence genome has a window encoding:
- the LOC136413683 gene encoding piggyBac transposable element-derived protein 4-like: MYMLNKPNKYGIKIVMLCDNATKYVINASPYLGKSTTTSGVGLANHFVESLTTPLHGSNRNITMDNWFTSVPLAKKLLNPPFKMTIIGTLRSNKPEIPQELLDNNTWQLGTSMFAFDQKITLVSYKPKKNKTVLLLSTMHFTDSLNEVTKKPEIIHAYNSTKGAVDTFDQIAQNICCNRKTRRWPLCIFYNMMNIASVNSYVIYHHNKTNQEQTPLSRLQFVLKLHEELTREWQEIRLQNVTTLPRKLSESISEILQLDQPIQNQEHTQNKGKRSYCSLCPTVKKRMTTTYCYKCNRALCGEHQIKICDGCI; the protein is encoded by the coding sequence ATGTACATGCTAAATAAACCAAACAAATATggcataaaaattgtaatgctCTGCGATAACGCTACGAAATATGTCATAAATGCAAGCCCTTATCTAGGTAAATCTACGACAACTAGCGGAGTTGGATTAGCAAATCATTTTGTTGAAAGCCTAACGACTCCTTTACATGGCAGCAATCGTAATATAACAATGGATAATTGGTTTACGAGCGTTCCTCTTGCCAAAAAACTACTAAATCCTCCTTTcaaaatgacaataattgGTACGCTTCGGTCGAATAAACCAGAAATTCCACAAGAGTTATTGGATAATAATACTTGGCAACTTGGTACAAGTATGTTTGCATTTGACCAAAAAATTACCCTAGTATCTTATAAACCTAAGAAAAACAAGACAGTTCTTCTGCTATCTACAATGCATTTTACTGATAGTTTGAATGAAGTTACTAAAAAACCCGAGATTATCCATGCATATAATTCAACAAAGGGAGCTGTGGATACCTTTGATCAAATAGCTCAAAATATTTGCTGCAACAGAAAGACCCGACGTTGGCCTCTCTGCATATTTTACAATATGATGAATATTGCATCCGTAAATAGTTACGTTATATATCATCATAACAAAACTAATCAAGAACAGACACCATTATCCCGGCTACAGTTTGTTTTGAAGCTCCATGAAGAATTGACCAGAGAGTGGCAGGAAATAAGGCTTCAAAACGTTACTACCCTACCAAGAAAATTGAGTGAGAGTATTTCCGAAATCCTTCAACTAGATCAACCGATTCAAAACCAAGAACATAcacaaaataaaggaaagAGAAGTTATTGCAGTCTGTGTCCAACAGTAAAGAAAAGAATGACGACTACATATTGTTATAAGTGCAATCGCGCTTTATGCGGAGagcatcaaataaaaatatgtgacGGGTGTATCTAA